From Strigops habroptila isolate Jane chromosome 1, bStrHab1.2.pri, whole genome shotgun sequence, a single genomic window includes:
- the GLIPR2 gene encoding Golgi-associated plant pathogenesis-related protein 1, with protein MGKSASKQFAEEVLKAHNDYRKKHGVPPLKLCKKLNRGAQQYAEELATTRVLKHSSESANGKCGENLAWASYDQPGKDVADRWYNEIKNYSFQNPGFSSGTGHFTAMVWKSTKKMGVGKASASDGSTFVVARYDPAGNVVNPGYYEENVLPPRK; from the exons ATGGGGAAATCAG cttccaaacAATTTGCTGAAGAAGTCTTGAAAGCACACAATGACTACAGGAAGAAACACGGGGTCCCCCCATTAAAACTCTGCAAGAAGTTAAACAGAGGAGCCCAACA GTATGCAGAAGAACTAGCTACCACAAGGGTCCTCAAACACAGCTCTGAGTCTGCTAATGGAAAATGTGGAGAAAACCTAGCATGGGCATCTTATGACCAACCAG gaAAGGATGTGGCTGACAGATGgtacaatgaaataaaaaattacagctttcaAAATCCAGGGTTTTCTTCTGGGACAG gTCACTTCACAGCAATGGTttggaaaagcacaaaaaagatGGGAGTTGGAAAAGCATCCGCTAGTGATGGCTCAACATTTGTGGTGGCTAGATATGATCCAGCTGGAAATGTAGTAAATCCAGGctattatgaagaaaatgtcCTTCCTCCaagaaaataa